The following are encoded in a window of Cucurbita pepo subsp. pepo cultivar mu-cu-16 chromosome LG12, ASM280686v2, whole genome shotgun sequence genomic DNA:
- the LOC111807591 gene encoding nuclear transcription factor Y subunit B-1-like, which produces MDDNTPMPERLVEFKYDFTTGGGGGVGGSTGGSSEEAGSGIGGFVKEQDRLLPIANVGRIMKQILPPNAKISKEAKETMQECVSEFISFVTGEASDKCHKEKRKTVNGDDICCALATLGFDDYAEPLRRYLIRYREIEGERAQQNKGCCNNNTHDA; this is translated from the coding sequence ATGGATGACAACACACCCATGCCAGAGAGACTAGTAGAATTCAAGTACGATTTCACCAccggtggcggcggcggagtTGGTGGTAGTACCGGTGGGTCGAGCGAGGAAGCTGGTAGCGGCATAGGCGGGTTCGTAAAAGAGCAAGATCGACTACTTCCAATAGCAAACGTAGGGAGAATCATGAAGCAAATTCTTCCTCCAAATGCCAAAATCTCCAAAGAAGCCAAAGAAACTATGCAAGAATGCGTGTCTGAGTTCATCAGCTTCGTCACGGGCGAGGCGTCCGATAAGTGCCATaaggagaagaggaagacCGTCAATGGCGATGATATTTGCTGTGCCTTGGCTACGCTTGGGTTCGACGATTATGCCGAGCCTTTGAGGAGGTATTTGATTAGGTATAGAGAAATTGAAGGGGAAAGAGCTCAACAAAATAAGGGTTGTTGCAATAACAATACTCATGATGCATGA
- the LOC111806480 gene encoding potassium transporter 5-like: MEVDRTAENDHCPDLQQSSGESRPNLTETNLRRHDSLDFESRSVKAAGKAAASWGVILQLAFQSVGIVYGDIGTSPLYVYASTFSEGIKHNDDVLGVLSLILYTLTLIPLVKYVFLVLQANDNGEGGTFALYSLLCRYAKIGLVPSEQAEDQEVSNFQVELPTNRLKMASCLKSKLENNRAAKVFLLFATMLGTSMVIGDSVLTPSISVLSAVGGMKNATSTMTQEKIVWISAAILVCLFMVQRFGTHKVGYSFAPIICTWFVLIGGIGFYNFFKFDPSVIKAVNPLYIFYYFKRNKRDAWISLGGAVLSITGTEALFADLGHFSVMSIRLSMCCVAYPALVSAYVGQASFLRENAHLVSDAFFSSIPGALYWPMFVVAVLASIVASQAMISGTFSIIQQSLSYGCFPRVKVIHTSSKYEGQVYIPEVNYLLMVACLGVTLGFKDTTRIGNAYGIAVVFVMTLTSSFLVLIMIMIWKSHILVILSYVFTIGLLELFYLSSVLYKFDRGGYLPLAFAGFLMIIMYIWYDVHRRKYYYELEHKISPQKLKDMPSLTTLNRVPGLALFYSELVQGIPPIFKHYIANIPTLQRVLVFVSFKSLPISKVLMEERFLFRRVEPDDLNVFRCVVRYGYKDIIHEQESFERVLVEKLKMFIEEESWMLQDEDNDRASRVYGGIEVVDRAWRDGIVHLIGQNEVVASNGSGLAKRVLINYAYNALRRNLRQNEEIFYIPRERMLKVGMTYEL; this comes from the exons ATGGAAGTCGATCGGACGGCTGAGAACGATCACTGTCCCGATCTCCAACAGAGCTCCGGCGAGTCAAGGCCTAACCTAACTGAAACGAACCTCCGACGACACGATTCGTTGGACTTCGAATCCCGCTCTGTCAAGGCGGCGGGGAAGGCGGCGGCGAGCTGGGGAGTGATACTGCAACTGGCGTTTCAGAGCGTGGGGATTGTGTACGGAGATATCGGAACGTCGCCGTTGTACGTATATGCCAGCACGTTCAGTGAGGGAATCAAGCATAACGACGACGTTTTGGGTGTGCTATCTTTGATTCTCTACACGCTCACCTTAATCCCTTTGGTCAAGTACGTCTTCCTAGTCTTACAGGCCAACGATAACGGTGAag GTGGGACGTTTGCATTATACTCTTTACTATGCCGATACGCGAAGATCGGGCTAGTACCAAGCGAGCAAGCGGAAGATCAAGAGGTATCGAATTTTCAGGTGGAGTTACCGACCAACCGCCTCAAAATGGCGTCTTGCCTGAAGTCCAAGCTCGAGAACAACCGCGCCGCCAAGGTTTTCTTGCTCTTCGCCACCATGCTCGGCACTTCCATGGTCATCGGCGACAGCGTCCTCACTCCTTCCATCTCCG TTTTGTCGGCCGTGGGAGGAATGAAGAATGCTACCTCGACTATGACACAAG AGAAAATAGTGTGGATATCAGCAGCAATCTTGGTTTGCTTGTTCATGGTGCAAAGATTTGGTACCCATAAAGTTGGATACTCCTTTGCTCCCATTATTTGCACTTGGTTTGTACTTATTGGTGGCATTGGCTTCTacaatttcttcaaatttgacCCTTCTGTCATCAAAGCTGTTAATCCTCTATACATTTTTTACTACTTCAAACGAAACAAAAGGGACGCTTGGATCTCTCTCGGTGGTGCCGTTCTTTCCATCACCG GGACTGAGGCTTTGTTTGCTGACTTAGGGCACTTTAGTGTGATGTCTATAAGACTAAGCATGTGTTGCGTGGCTTACCCTGCCCTTGTCTCTGCCTACGTTGGTCAAGCCTCCTTTCTTCGTGAGAATGCTCATCTTGTCTCCGACGCCTTCTTTAGCTCCATTCCAG GTGCTCTCTATTGGCCTATGTTTGTGGTGGCCGTGCTCGCCTCTATCGTCGCTAGCCAAGCGATGATCTCGGGCACCTTCTCCATCATACAACAGTCCCTCTCCTATGGCTGCTTCCCTAGAGTTAAAGTTATTCATACTTCTTCTAAGTATGAGGGTCAAGTTTACATCCCTGAAGTTAACTATCTTCTTATGGTGGCTTGTCTTGGAGTCACTCTAGGGTTCAAAGATACAACCAGAATTGGAAATGCTTATG GCATTGCAGTGGTGTTTGTAATGACACTTACTTCAAGTTTCTTGGTGCTCATCATGATCATGATATGGAAATCTCACATACTCGTCATACTATCCTATGTTTTCACAATTGGTTTATTGGAGCTTTTCTACCTAAGTTCAGTCCTTTACAAGTTCGATCGAGGGGGCTATCTTCCTTTAGCTTTTGCGGGGTTTCTCATGATAATAATGTACATTTGGTATGACGTCCATAGGAGAAAATACTACTACGAGCTCGAGCACAAGATTTCTCCTCAAAAGCTCAAGGACATGCCATCTCTCACAACTCTCAATCGTGTCCCTGGCCTTGCCTTATTCTACTCCGAGCTTGTCCAAGGCATACCCCCAATCTTCAAGCATTATATAGCCAACATTCCCACTCTCCAAAGGGTCCTCGTTTTCGTGTCTTTCAAATCCCTCCCAATAAGCAAAGTCCTAATGGAAGAGCGGTTCCTGTTTAGACGAGTCGAGCCTGATGACCTCAACGTGTTTCGATGCGTGGTTCGATATGGGTACAAAGATATCATCCACGAACAAGAGTCATTCGAAAGAGTACTAGTGGAGAAATTAAAGATGTTTATAGAAGAAGAGTCATGGATGTTACAAGACGAAGATAACGATAGAGCGAGTAGAGTATATGGAGGGATAGAGGTGGTGGATAGAGCTTGGAGAGATGGAATTGTTCACTTGATCGGACAAAACGAGGTGGTGGCAAGTAATGGGTCAGGGTTAGCTAAACGGGTTTTGATCAATTATGCATACAATGCATTAAGGAGAAATTTGAGACAAAATGAAGAGATCTTCTACATCCCTAGAGAGCGTATGCTCAAAGTAGGAATGACGTATGAACTTTAA
- the LOC111807444 gene encoding metal tolerance protein 2 yields the protein MGYRFHRLNPILQSFYSRLSSASHKEFHAIPSTQSFDLHPQTTLLGIYGDPKSKICRRWHLGHSHRHDDDHRFGQEGENIFKLGLGADIGLAVGKAFTGYLSGSTAIIADAAHSVSDVVLSGIALWSFKAGKAPKDKEHPYGHGKFETLGALGISSMLLATAGGIAWHASELLLGLLSAAPEIVNQPLGHESLHNHSHGGHHHGIDMNHPLLALNMTIISISIKEGLYWITKRAGEKQGSGLMKANAWHHRADAISSVVALIGVGGSILGVKFLDPLAGLVVSGMILKAGLETGYQSILELVDAAIPADQIDPVRKTILQVEGVKGCHRLRGRRAGSSLYLDVHIEVDPFLSVSAAHCIGENVRQQIHTSHPEASEVFIHIDPSMSHVPLKLSDQQGGSAGTSNQNIGDIALEEKNIEAIVSKIILSKFHESMVVERITPHLLQGKILLQIEVSMPPDLLIRNAMEVAKQAEIEVLKAASNIVHVSILLRLGHQIPHLTH from the exons ATGGGATACAGATTCCACCGCCTAAATCCCATACTTCAATCCTTCTATTCCAGGCTTTCCTCGGCAAGTCACAAAGAATTTCATGCGATTCCCTCAACCCAATCCTTCGATCTTCATCCCCAAACCACATTACTGGGAATCTACGGTGATCCGAAGAGCAAAATCTGCAGACGATGGCATTTAGGCCACTCCCATCGCCATGACGATGACCATCGATTTGGCCAAGAGGGTGAGAATATTTTCAAGCTGGGTCTCGGCGCTGACATTGGATTGGCTGTAGGGAAGGCTTTCACGGGCTATTTATCAGGAAGCACAGCTATAATCGCTGATGCCGCTCATTCGGTTTCTGATGTG GTTCTTAGTGGCATTGCTTTATGGTCATTTAAAGCTGGGAAAGCTCCCAAGGACAAGGAGCATCCATATG GACACGGTAAATTTGAGACTCTGGGAGCCCTTGGAATCTCTTCCATGCTTTTAGCAACTGCTGGTGGCATTGCTTGGCATGCTTCAGAACTATTACTG GGATTGTTGTCAGCAGCTCCCGAAATAGTCAATCAGCCTCTTGGACATGAGAGTTTGCATAACCATAGTCATGGTGGACATCATCATGGAATTGACATGAATCATCCTCTTCTAGCTTTGAATATGACTATTATATCAATAAGTATCAAAGAAGG GCTTTACTGGATCACGAAACGAGCAGGGGAAAAACAAGGAAGTGGACTCATGAAAGCAAATGCATGGCATCATCGTGCTGATGCAATATCATCCGTAGTCGCTCTCATTGGTGTTG gagGTTCCATCCTTGGGGTGAAGTTTCTAGATCCCTTAGCAGGACTTGTTGTCTCAGGCATGATTCTAAAGGCTGGGCTTGAAACTGGATACCAGAG TATCTTGGAATTAGTGGATGCTGCAATCCCAGCAGATCAAATAGATCCCGTCAGAAAAACAATACTTCAAGTTGAGGGTGTCAAG GGCTGCCATCGCCTAAGAGGAAGGAGAGCTGGCTCTTCTTTGTATCTTGATGTGCATATCGAG GTTGATCCGTTTTTGAGTGTCAGTGCCGCCCATTGTATCGGTGAAAATGTTCGTCAACAGATTCATACATCCCATCCTGAAGCATCTGAAGTTTTTATACATATAG ATCCCTCCATGTCCCATGTCCCACTCAAGTTATCCGACCAGCAAGGAGGATCAGCAGGGACATCGAATCAAAATATAGGCGACATCGCTCTGGAAGAGAAGAACATCGAAGCAATCGTATCCAAAATCATCCTGTCCAAATTTCATGAG AGCATGGTGGTTGAACGCATTACACCCCACTTGTTGCAAGGCAAGATCCTGCTCCAAATCGAGGTTTCCATGCCTCCCGACTTGCTAATAAG AAATGCAATGGAAGTAGCAAAACAAGCCGAAATTGAGGTCTTGAAGGCAGCTTCCAACATCGTTCATGTTAGCATTCTGCTACGTTTGGGACATCAAATTCCACATCTCACCCACTGA
- the LOC111806817 gene encoding homeobox protein LUMINIDEPENDENS-like codes for MEVLKDDLSNLEIGNSAESFQKFLDSQKDLFRSQVDQLQRIVVTQCKLTGVNPLSQEMAAGALSITIGKRPRDLLNPKAVKYMQTVFSIKDALSKKESREISALFGVKVAQVRDFFNSQRSRVRKLVRLSREKSIQSSSCKQLEAGGIAIDNDPSMPIDAVPLNSAAVVPFNSDAPIQLNSEAPVPLNIDTPVPLNTIKPSNVDNGPSCSTQDSELSGIDGIDKHFVQTIFSMMQKEETFSGQVKLMEWILQIQNSSVLCWFLTKGGAIILATWLSQAAVEEQTSLLHVILEVFCHLPLHKALPVHISAILQSVNNLRFYRTSDISNRARFLLSRWSKLLTRSQALKKPNGMKLLTNSQTDTILKQSIGDIMYDESWKSNIDVPENFSSSIVNVDNTRKLESHQALKLLPASSDDLHRKNVLGLSSSRFRERRKIQMVEQPEQKSTARNSQAPRTSPVSRGRPMSTDDIQKAKMRAQFMQSKYGKTGSSNGRMKSENVNKPLPLVSGASSAAPKTTFLHPKFEDQKKAMVLSPKISNKVETPLHSKIEVGFKDSLGEKCKRVQIQWRMPPEMKHNDLWRVGGGENSKEAGFQNIRNSREKETFYQTILDIPSNPKEPWDLEMDYDDSLTPEVLTEQLPDNESSETEVRNHVVDAAVPSEVISSQDPKPNADEPDLELLAVLLKNPELVYALTSSQAGNLPAEETVKLLDMIKASGASNLGSVNRMEKAVEKVEVSLPSPTPSSNAGTSGWKPAALRNPFSQRDSIAESRVALASPPVDASSIAVSRVPNQQHAAMPSVSHQLPASVSQFSLPQTMINGRQSHHVLHSHQHQQGIVNSPNVQLPNSEIALALRSFPITNEPLVNQLTAAVSSVRVEGGNVVKPVTFASNIPERVPISFHSPPSPTPTRMPLIQQQRQQSQIQPFRSEHPHQTRVNISLPPSEKSAPSLGSWKPRQQDIGSHYNSGTNQRNDSKFVGGSMAARGGPSWGRNEFESWSPENSPVRTQEYSRPDKSISEPRTNSGRSYGPADQQQRQRSPYGYQEQNRHGTNNNRRWRDRQF; via the exons ATGGAGGTATTGAAGGATGATTTGTCCAATTTGGAGATTGGGAATTCGGCCGAGTCGTTCCAGAAATTTTTGGACTCTCAAAAGGATCTCTTTCGCTCCCAGGTCGATCAGCTGCAGAGAATTGTCGTCACGCAATGTAAACTCACTGGCGTCAACCCGCTCTCTCAAGAGATG GCTGCTGGTGCTTTGTCAATTACAATTG GAAAAAGGCCCCGTGACCTGCTCAATCCCAAGGCTGTAAAGTATATGCAGActgttttttctattaaagATGCACTTAGTAAGAAAGAATCCCGAGAAATCAGTGCCTTATTTGGTGTCAAAGTAGCACAG GTCcgtgatttttttaatagccAACGCTCAAGAGTGAGGAAACTAGTCCGTTTGTCGCGAGAAAAATCCATCCAATCTAGTTCTTGCAAACAACTTGAAGCTGGAGGGATTGCAATAGACAATGACCCCAGTATGCCAATTGATGCAGTTCCCTTGAACTCTGCTGCAGTGGTTCCTTTTAACTCTGATGCACCAATTCAATTGAACTCTGAAGCTCCAGTTCCTTTAAATATTGATACACCAGTTCCCTTAAACACTATCAAACCAAGTAATGTTGATAATGGACCGTCCTGTTCAACACAGGATAGTGAACTTTCTGGCATAGATGGTATAGATAAGCATTTTGTTCAAACTATATTTAGTATGATGcagaaagaagaaacatttTCGGGTCAGGTTAAATTGATGGAATGGATCTTGCAGATACAAAATTCTTCAGTACTATGTTG GTTCTTGACTAAAGGTGGTGCAATTATTTTAGCAACTTGGTTAAGTCAAGCTGCTGTCGAAGAACAAACAAGTCTCCTTCACGTAATCCTTGAG GTTTTTTGTCATTTGCCTTTACACAAGGCTCTTCCTGTACATATATCAGCGATACTTCAAAGTGTTAACAACTTGCGATTTTACAGAACTTCAG ACATATCAAACAGGGCAAGGTTTTTATTGTCAAGATGGAGCAAATTGTTGACAAGATCTCAAGCATTAAAGAAACCCAATGGCATGAAACTTTTGACCAATTCACAAACAGATACGATTCTGAAACAGAG TATTGGAGACATTATGTATGACGAATCATGGAAGTCGAATATTGATGTACCC GAAAATTTTTCCTCTTCAATTGTAAATGTGGATAACACGAG GAAATTGGAATCTCACCAAGCGTTGAAACTGTTGCCGGCCTCTTCGGATGATTTGCATCGCAAAAATGTCCTCGGTTTATCTTCATCCA GATTCAGAGAACGTAGAAAAATTCAGATGGTAGAACAGCCTGAGCAGAAAAGTACTGCCAGAAATTCGCAGGCTCCAAGAACTTCTCCTGTGAGTCGAGGTCGGCCAATGTCTACTGATGATATTCAGAAAGCAAAAATGCGAGCACAATTCATGCAGAGCAAGTATGGGAAGACCGGTTCATCTAATGGACGTATGAAGTCTGAGAATGTAAATAAACCATTACCTTTAGTTTCCGGTGCATCGTCTGCAGCACCTAAAACTACTTTCCTTCACCCCAAATTTGAGGACCAGAAAAAAGCTATGGTGCTGTCTCCAAAAATCAGTAATAAGGTTGAAACCCCGCTTCATTCAAAGATTGAAGTGGGCTTCAAGGATTCGCTCGGGGAAAAATGTAAGAGGGTTCAGATCCAATGGCGGATGCCACCag AAATGAAACACAATGATCTCTGGAGGGTAGGTGGTGGCGAGAACAGTAAAGAAGCTGGATTCCAAAACATTAGGAACTCTAGAGAAAAGGAGACTTTCTACCAGACCATCCTTGACATACCATCAAATCCCAAGGAGCCATGGGACCTTGAAATGGACTATGATGACTCTTTGACTCCTGAAGTTCTAACTGAGCAATTACCTGATAATGAAAGTTCAGAAACAGAAGTTCGTAATCATGTGGTGGATGCTGCTGTTCCATCAGAGGTGATCTCATCTCAAGATCCCAAGCCAAATGCAGATGAACCAGATCTCGAGTTGCTTGCCGTACTTTTGAAAAATCCAGAATTAGTTTATGCTCTCACTTCTAGCCAAGCTGGTAATTTGCCTGCCGAGGAAACTGTAAAGCTGTTGGATATGATTAAAGCAAGTGGAGCTAGTAATTTGGGCAGCGTCAACAGGATGGAAAAGGCAGTGGAGAAAGTTGAAGTCTCTCTTCCATCTCCAACTCCTTCGAGTAACGCTGGAACG AGTGGATGGAAACCAGCAGCCTTGAGGAATCCTTTTTCACAGCGAGATTCCATTGCAGAAAGCAGAGTAGCACTCGCTTCCCCACCAGTTGATGCATCAAGCATTGCAGTGTCGCGTGTTCCAAACCAACAACACGCAGCTATGCCATCAGTGTCCCACCAGCTTCCTGCATCAGTTTCTCAATTTTCACTTCCACAAACTATGATCAATGGGCGTCAATCCCATCACGTACTTCATTCTCACCAGCACCAACAGGGCATCGTAAACTCTCCGAATGTTCAATTACCGAACTCGGAAATAGCCTTGGCATTGAGGAGTTTCCCTATCACCAATGAGCCCCTAGTTAATCAACTAACAGCAGCTGTCTCTTCAGTGAGAGTAGAAGGTGGGAATGTTGTAAAACCTGTTACTTTTGCATCAAACATACCAGAAAGAGTACCAATCTCATTCCATTCGCCTCCTTCTCCGACCCCTACACGAATGCCACTGATACAGCAGCAAAGGCAGCAGTCACAAATACAGCCATTTCGGTCCGAGCATCCACATCAAACTCGTGTGAATATTTCTTTACCACCCTCTGAGAAATCAGCCCCTAGTTTAGGTTCTTGGAAACCAAGACAGCAGGATATTGGTTCACACTATAACTCTGGAACTAACCAAAGAAATGACAGTAAATTTGTTGGAGGATCCATGGCAGCAAGAGGAGGCCCTTCATGGGGGAGAAATGAATTTGAATCATGGAGTCCTGAGAACAGTCCAGTAAGGACTCAGGAGTATAGCAGGCCGGACAAAAGCATCTCAGAGCCCAGAACTAATTCTGGACGAAGCTATGGGCCTGCAGACCAGCAGCAGAGGCAGAGGAGTCCTTATGGATATCAAGAGCAAAACAGACATGGAACCAACAACAACAGGAGGTGGCGTGATCGGCAATTTTGA